In Leptolyngbyaceae cyanobacterium, one DNA window encodes the following:
- the sulP gene encoding sulfate permease, whose amino-acid sequence MERYLPVLNWGLSYRREFLFGDITAAIVVASLLIPQGMAYAMLAGLPPQVGLYASILPQIVYALLGTSRVLSVAPVAVDSLMVGAAVSSLAPHDTPEYLLLALTLAFLVGVLEILMGVFRLGFLANLLGQAVISGFISAAAIIIGISQIKHLLGLKIPQTESLINSIANIARNFGSINWVSLGLGVTGIGILLYFNQILGGQLKRLGFSESKIIIFTKMAPLLLVICTSLLVWTCRLDRVAGVKVVGDIPKGLPPLTVPSFDLNILQCLLPTALAISFVGFMEAFGTGKVLASKGEQKLDANQELIALGAANASAAFTGGYPITGGLSRSVVNFSAGANTELSSLVTAAIVTVTILLFAPLFYFLPQACLASIILVAVANLLDFGTLKHLWNNDKGNAIVWCAAFAGVLLTSVEKGILLGAVVSFALHLWHSKDEV is encoded by the coding sequence ATGGAGCGATACTTACCCGTCTTAAACTGGGGGCTTTCCTATCGGCGCGAGTTTTTATTTGGAGATATTACGGCTGCGATCGTAGTTGCTAGCTTACTGATTCCGCAAGGAATGGCTTACGCGATGTTAGCGGGTTTACCTCCTCAGGTCGGTTTGTATGCTAGCATTCTGCCCCAGATCGTCTATGCCCTTTTAGGGACTAGTCGAGTGCTGTCCGTTGCACCGGTAGCGGTGGATTCCCTGATGGTGGGAGCGGCAGTCAGTAGTTTAGCACCCCACGATACGCCCGAGTATTTATTGTTAGCATTAACTTTAGCTTTTTTAGTAGGGGTGCTGGAAATCCTGATGGGAGTTTTTCGGTTGGGATTTTTGGCTAATTTGCTCGGTCAGGCAGTAATTTCTGGCTTTATCAGTGCGGCGGCAATTATTATCGGGATCAGCCAAATCAAACATTTGTTAGGGCTCAAAATTCCTCAGACGGAATCATTAATTAACTCAATCGCGAACATTGCTCGAAATTTTGGTTCAATTAACTGGGTTTCCCTTGGTTTAGGAGTGACTGGTATCGGCATTTTGTTATATTTCAATCAAATATTGGGAGGACAATTAAAGCGGCTGGGATTCAGCGAATCAAAGATTATTATTTTTACTAAAATGGCTCCTTTATTGTTGGTTATCTGTACTTCTCTGTTAGTTTGGACGTGCAGATTAGACCGAGTAGCAGGTGTGAAGGTAGTTGGAGATATTCCGAAAGGGTTGCCACCTTTGACTGTTCCCAGCTTTGATTTAAATATTTTGCAGTGTCTTTTGCCAACAGCTTTAGCGATTAGTTTTGTTGGTTTTATGGAAGCTTTTGGTACTGGTAAGGTTTTAGCTAGTAAGGGTGAGCAAAAGTTAGATGCGAATCAAGAATTAATTGCTTTGGGTGCGGCAAATGCTAGTGCGGCATTTACGGGTGGCTATCCGATTACTGGTGGTTTGAGTCGTTCGGTGGTGAATTTTTCGGCTGGTGCAAATACGGAATTATCCTCGCTCGTTACTGCTGCGATCGTTACGGTAACTATACTTTTGTTCGCTCCTTTGTTTTATTTTCTGCCCCAAGCTTGTTTGGCGTCGATTATTTTAGTTGCTGTGGCTAATTTATTGGATTTTGGCACTCTCAAGCACTTGTGGAATAATGACAAAGGAAATGCGATCGTATGGTGCGCTGCATTTGCAGGCGTCTTGCTGACAAGCGTGGAAAAGGGAATTTTGTTGGGCGCAGTAGTTTCCTTTGCTTTGCACTTATGGCACTCAAAGGATGAAGTTTGA
- a CDS encoding M15 family metallopeptidase yields MITKKKLLLLIVVPFWLGLFFGCQNFNKVSNVSSSNPVNQPNNTTVKIETPATSTPTPPPLKKTPQPKKIDKAQLVDIQTVNPNILLDIRYATENNFMKKPVYSVARCVLRGEVAEKLSQVQQDLEKQGLGLKVYDCYRPLSVQKLMWQVREARPYVANPARGSKHNRGAAVDITLVDRNGQELEMPTEFDNFTRRASITYAGASTEAKKNRALLGSAMKRRGFIPLSKEWWHFDAIGWQKYKILDVPLDAVPR; encoded by the coding sequence GTGATTACAAAGAAAAAACTGCTGCTATTAATCGTCGTTCCTTTCTGGCTGGGGTTATTTTTCGGATGCCAAAATTTTAACAAGGTATCAAATGTTTCCTCTTCTAATCCTGTCAACCAACCAAACAATACCACCGTTAAAATAGAAACCCCTGCTACATCTACCCCGACTCCACCTCCACTCAAAAAAACTCCCCAACCAAAAAAAATCGATAAAGCACAACTGGTTGATATTCAAACAGTCAATCCTAATATATTGCTAGATATTCGTTACGCTACGGAAAACAACTTTATGAAAAAACCAGTTTATTCCGTGGCGCGTTGCGTATTGAGAGGAGAAGTTGCCGAAAAATTATCACAAGTGCAACAAGATTTAGAAAAACAAGGATTGGGATTGAAAGTTTACGATTGCTACCGTCCTTTATCAGTACAAAAATTAATGTGGCAAGTGCGGGAAGCACGTCCTTATGTAGCAAACCCAGCTAGAGGTTCTAAGCATAATCGCGGTGCAGCAGTAGATATCACGTTAGTCGATCGCAACGGGCAAGAATTAGAAATGCCCACCGAATTTGATAACTTTACAAGACGCGCCAGTATAACTTACGCCGGTGCTAGCACTGAAGCAAAGAAAAATCGCGCTTTACTCGGTTCTGCCATGAAAAGACGCGGATTTATTCCCCTATCCAAAGAATGGTGGCATTTCGATGCAATTGGTTGGCAAAAATACAAAATTCTCGACGTACCATTAGATGCTGTTCCTCGATAA
- a CDS encoding glycoside hydrolase family protein produces the protein MTRKIEIISDGRVYEIVDGQPIEIGDTQGQVSLLIQALEFSQAETFEIAPSDAVPRGGGEPRRSTRKIDREGIQLIKAFEGVYLEAYQDPIGIWTIGIGHTNGVRPGMKITEAQVEEFLQSDVEKFEIAVNDAVQVSLDPNQFSALVSFSFNLGPRALFQSTLLKLLNQGDIQAAANEFPRWNKAGGQVFLGLTRRRMAERALFLGKPWQPFLEYDVLRLTQPQMRGKYVRYIQECLSKKGIEIQPDGVFGDSSDRAVKKFQQQKRLTADGVVGLETCKALGL, from the coding sequence ATGACCAGAAAAATTGAGATTATTTCCGATGGTCGGGTATATGAAATAGTAGATGGTCAACCCATTGAGATTGGCGATACCCAAGGACAAGTATCCTTACTGATTCAAGCATTAGAATTCAGTCAAGCTGAAACCTTTGAAATTGCCCCAAGCGATGCAGTTCCTCGTGGTGGAGGTGAACCTCGTAGGAGTACTCGCAAAATCGATCGAGAAGGAATTCAACTGATCAAAGCTTTTGAAGGAGTTTATTTAGAAGCCTATCAAGACCCCATTGGCATATGGACGATCGGGATCGGACATACCAATGGCGTGCGACCGGGTATGAAAATTACGGAAGCCCAAGTAGAAGAGTTTTTGCAAAGTGACGTAGAAAAATTTGAAATTGCCGTCAATGATGCGGTTCAAGTCTCGCTCGATCCCAATCAATTTTCAGCTTTAGTATCTTTTAGTTTCAACTTAGGGCCAAGAGCTTTATTTCAATCAACTCTTTTAAAGCTGTTAAATCAGGGGGATATTCAAGCAGCCGCCAACGAATTTCCGCGCTGGAACAAAGCTGGAGGACAAGTTTTTCTCGGTTTAACTCGCCGAAGAATGGCTGAGAGAGCTTTATTTTTAGGAAAACCTTGGCAACCTTTCTTGGAATACGACGTTTTGCGGCTAACTCAACCTCAAATGCGCGGAAAATACGTGCGTTACATTCAAGAATGTTTAAGCAAAAAGGGTATTGAAATTCAGCCAGATGGTGTTTTTGGTGATTCCAGCGATCGCGCAGTTAAAAAATTCCAGCAGCAGAAAAGGTTAACAGCCGATGGGGTAGTCGGACTGGAAACTTGTAAAGCTTTAGGCTTGTGA
- a CDS encoding peptidoglycan-binding protein encodes MTDTDINTHSHAEDFEFEPCDEINEGEARAALEGTRGPWSGLIQDAPGCSTSIVNGLSQQLIHQMNVITANILVSCDDLNVDLESAAWPFIQPPAKEALARAIKNRGKTLKINSAYRTIAQQFLLYKWGRGCGYGIVATPGKSNHQSGLALDIDDSAGWRPYLEAQGWKWFGPKDPPHFDYISGGKDIRGTAMLAFQKLWNKNNPNAKILEDGVYGNQVESCLNKSPAEGFNIAPWDEHPRTLRLCKPMLQGSDVQKVQAALIKAGCATDTDGIFGQKMDSAVKQYQQQQGLVVDGIVGPATLSKLLSIK; translated from the coding sequence ATGACTGATACGGATATTAACACCCACTCTCACGCAGAAGATTTTGAATTTGAACCTTGTGATGAAATTAACGAAGGAGAAGCCCGTGCTGCCCTGGAAGGAACTCGTGGGCCGTGGTCGGGTTTAATTCAAGATGCACCAGGTTGCTCGACATCAATTGTCAATGGTTTATCCCAACAATTGATTCATCAAATGAATGTCATTACTGCCAATATTCTTGTCAGTTGTGATGACCTGAATGTAGACTTAGAAAGTGCTGCTTGGCCTTTTATCCAACCACCTGCTAAAGAAGCATTGGCACGAGCGATTAAAAACCGAGGAAAAACCCTAAAAATCAATTCAGCTTATCGCACGATCGCACAACAATTTCTCTTATATAAATGGGGCAGAGGTTGCGGTTACGGCATTGTCGCAACTCCCGGAAAGAGCAATCACCAAAGCGGTTTAGCATTAGATATTGATGACAGTGCAGGCTGGCGTCCGTATCTAGAAGCGCAAGGCTGGAAATGGTTTGGCCCGAAAGACCCACCACATTTCGACTACATTAGCGGCGGAAAAGATATTCGCGGTACGGCAATGTTAGCTTTTCAGAAACTTTGGAATAAAAACAATCCCAATGCCAAAATTTTAGAAGATGGAGTTTACGGTAATCAAGTTGAAAGCTGCTTAAATAAATCTCCTGCTGAAGGTTTTAATATTGCACCGTGGGACGAACATCCCAGAACATTACGACTCTGCAAACCGATGTTGCAAGGGTCTGATGTGCAGAAAGTTCAAGCAGCTTTAATTAAGGCAGGTTGTGCCACTGATACTGATGGAATATTCGGCCAAAAAATGGATTCTGCCGTGAAACAATATCAGCAACAACAAGGCTTAGTTGTCGATGGAATTGTTGGCCCTGCAACGCTGAGCAAACTTCTCTCAATTAAGTAA
- a CDS encoding caspase family protein, with protein MNQAVRNLAILVGINNYQNEKGINPLKTPVNDANKLAQILENAYNYDIKFLLDDAANFQGINNLLQELKQGSIILANNRVMEVNSYDRILFYFAGHGIALDGFDRKEGPSGFLIPQDANKNDKNTFLPMQQLHDVLIDLKCRHLLVILDCCYAGAFRFSRNLVPYQKLYRQRYDRFMKGKAQQMLFSAAYDEKALDVLTRLGERELDSTKKNSPFAEVLFKALESDADIIQDGAITVSELYIYLENELAKITDRQTPGLCWLKYHEKGEYIFEIPGFQASKLENAPPIDRNSNPYRGLKPYEPEHSNLFFGRNRAIGELIDRISAPKKRSLTVVLGPSGSGKSSLVKAGLIPRLPTENWQIIAPMRPGKAPFKSLAEAVLLTTQKTVTVDREKIDVLSQELQANPLNFINFLRVNNSNPATKLLLTIDQFEELITLCSVKDKRLFLTWLKQLLAANITQLQVIITLRSDFEPQFARELLEQSEWMAAWYVVPPMTQDEFRDAIAKPATEKVLFFEPPDLIEQLINDVVQMPGALPLLSFTLSELYLKCWERWQEGQTNRVMTREDYQQLGGVIGSLTQRATEVYHSLIKIDSAYEKTIPHVMLRMVAISGELARRRVLEKELEFPEPENQRVKTVIQSFLDARLLVKGTNSEGQTYVEPAHDALILGWDKLLAWKQEEQENLLLQRQLTPAAFEWEKHQESRFLWHANPRLDLLKRVLDSRDRWFNKIETEFVLNSIREKHKNTVVRWSLIAGAFVALSGFTATIFIQFQQTLLREKAATAENLLTKKPVDGLVMAIAAMGSSQSLLKPFLKPAFKSVQSSLFSAVETARERNRSIGHSSGVTSVAIGRDGAIVVSGSDDKTVRLWNLQGKLLAPAFIGHTARITAVAISPNGQIIASGSSDNTVRLWNLQGQLLAPPFRHESGVIAVAFSPDGQKIFSGEFLDAKVRIWDLQGNLLAPPFNANQLDVATNSVAFSSNGDLLAAGISNGSIQLWTVQGKAIGKPFRTLEGFSEFLASRPDLSQEGFAETDAIAFSPDGQKIVSGGFHKTVELWDLQGNLLAPPFEHDDFVTSVAFSPDGKTIVSGSIDGTIRLWDLKGHLIAPIFRGHTSTVSAVIFNPNGKTIISAGGSESITPDMPSIISADNTVRVWDVESNLTLRVIRHLSGVNNIAISPDGKIIASTSSRHNGTVNTVQLWDLEGNAIAPPFEGHQSLITSVAFSPKGKTVLSTDADGNILLWDFQGNLVAPTMKHDSFVFSAAFSPNGEMIVSTSSDKTLRLWDLQGNPIGLPFKGHEAEVNTAAFSPDGQMIVSGSGSLSSYDNTVRLWDLKGNQIAPPFKGHGGPITSVDFSSDGKMILSGSHDKTARLWNLKGGLIVPPILHESTVASVAFSKDNQTFVTGSGGIFAGANTVVQLWDLQGNAIGQPLKHQGSVQSVAFSPNGNIIISGSDDKTVRLWAANWQEWLKIACDRLQDHPVLKHPESEAAQQAKVTCQKYAGSGSSNQ; from the coding sequence ATGAATCAAGCAGTTCGTAATTTAGCTATTTTAGTGGGAATTAATAATTATCAGAATGAAAAGGGAATTAATCCGCTGAAAACTCCCGTCAATGACGCTAATAAACTGGCGCAAATTCTGGAAAATGCGTACAATTATGATATTAAATTTTTATTAGACGACGCCGCCAATTTTCAGGGGATTAACAACTTATTACAGGAGTTGAAACAAGGAAGCATTATCCTGGCAAATAATCGAGTAATGGAAGTTAATTCTTACGATCGCATTCTTTTTTACTTTGCCGGACATGGAATTGCTTTAGATGGATTCGATCGCAAAGAAGGGCCATCTGGCTTTCTCATTCCCCAAGATGCCAATAAGAATGATAAAAATACTTTTTTGCCGATGCAGCAGTTACACGATGTTTTGATTGACCTCAAATGCCGTCATTTATTGGTGATTCTTGACTGCTGCTATGCGGGTGCGTTTAGATTTAGTAGAAATTTAGTTCCCTATCAAAAATTGTACCGCCAACGGTACGATCGCTTTATGAAAGGAAAAGCGCAACAAATGCTTTTTTCGGCGGCTTACGATGAAAAAGCGTTGGATGTTTTGACTCGTTTGGGGGAACGAGAGTTAGATAGTACCAAAAAGAATTCTCCGTTTGCAGAAGTATTATTTAAGGCACTGGAGTCTGATGCAGATATTATTCAAGATGGTGCGATTACAGTTTCAGAACTTTACATTTATCTAGAAAATGAGTTAGCGAAGATTACCGATCGACAAACTCCTGGTTTGTGTTGGCTGAAATATCACGAAAAAGGAGAGTATATTTTTGAAATTCCGGGGTTTCAAGCCAGTAAGCTAGAAAATGCACCGCCTATAGACCGAAATAGCAATCCCTATCGCGGTTTGAAACCTTACGAACCAGAACACAGCAATTTGTTTTTCGGGAGAAACCGAGCGATTGGCGAACTGATCGATCGAATATCCGCTCCGAAAAAGCGATCGCTAACTGTTGTACTTGGCCCTTCTGGAAGTGGCAAGTCAAGTTTAGTTAAGGCAGGATTGATACCCCGTTTGCCAACAGAAAATTGGCAAATCATTGCACCGATGCGTCCGGGTAAGGCTCCTTTTAAATCTCTTGCCGAAGCGGTTTTGCTGACAACCCAAAAAACCGTCACGGTTGACCGAGAAAAAATCGATGTTTTGAGCCAGGAGTTACAAGCAAATCCCCTTAATTTCATTAATTTTTTGAGGGTAAATAATAGTAATCCTGCCACCAAGTTACTGCTAACGATCGATCAATTTGAAGAATTGATTACTTTATGTTCGGTTAAGGACAAAAGATTGTTTTTAACTTGGCTCAAACAACTTTTAGCAGCAAATATTACGCAATTGCAGGTAATTATTACTTTGCGATCGGACTTTGAACCGCAGTTTGCCAGGGAACTGTTAGAGCAAAGTGAATGGATGGCAGCGTGGTACGTGGTGCCACCGATGACTCAGGATGAATTTCGAGATGCGATCGCAAAACCTGCCACAGAAAAAGTGCTGTTTTTTGAGCCGCCTGACTTAATAGAACAGTTGATCAATGATGTGGTGCAAATGCCTGGAGCCTTGCCACTGCTGTCTTTCACCCTCAGCGAACTTTATCTGAAGTGTTGGGAACGCTGGCAAGAAGGACAAACTAATCGAGTAATGACGCGGGAAGATTACCAGCAGTTGGGTGGAGTAATCGGTTCTTTAACTCAAAGAGCAACAGAAGTTTATCACTCGTTAATTAAAATTGATTCTGCTTATGAAAAAACCATTCCTCATGTCATGCTGCGAATGGTAGCAATTAGCGGCGAATTAGCTCGCCGAAGAGTCTTAGAAAAAGAACTGGAATTTCCAGAGCCAGAAAATCAGCGAGTGAAAACAGTTATTCAAAGTTTTTTAGATGCTCGCTTGTTGGTGAAAGGAACTAATTCGGAAGGTCAAACTTATGTAGAACCCGCTCATGATGCGTTAATTTTGGGATGGGATAAACTATTGGCGTGGAAACAAGAGGAACAAGAAAACTTACTTCTCCAACGACAGTTAACTCCGGCGGCTTTTGAGTGGGAAAAACATCAAGAATCCCGGTTTCTTTGGCACGCCAATCCTCGTTTAGATTTGTTGAAACGGGTGCTGGATTCTCGCGATCGCTGGTTTAACAAAATAGAGACTGAATTCGTGCTAAACAGTATTAGAGAAAAACACAAAAATACCGTTGTGCGCTGGAGCCTGATTGCTGGGGCATTCGTCGCCTTAAGCGGTTTTACTGCGACAATTTTTATTCAATTTCAACAAACTTTGTTGCGCGAAAAAGCTGCCACAGCCGAGAATTTATTAACTAAAAAACCTGTGGATGGTTTAGTGATGGCAATTGCAGCAATGGGAAGCAGTCAATCTCTATTGAAGCCATTTCTCAAACCAGCTTTTAAATCAGTACAATCCAGCTTATTCAGTGCAGTAGAAACCGCCAGAGAGCGAAACCGTTCGATCGGTCATAGTTCTGGCGTTACGTCTGTGGCGATCGGTCGTGATGGAGCGATCGTAGTTAGCGGTAGCGATGACAAAACGGTGCGGTTGTGGAACTTACAAGGAAAACTTTTGGCTCCTGCTTTTATCGGTCATACAGCTAGAATTACGGCGGTAGCAATTAGCCCTAACGGTCAAATAATTGCTAGTGGTAGCAGCGATAATACCGTGCGATTGTGGAATTTACAAGGTCAACTTTTAGCGCCGCCTTTCCGTCATGAAAGTGGTGTAATTGCAGTTGCTTTCAGCCCAGATGGACAAAAGATTTTCAGTGGGGAATTCTTGGATGCGAAAGTGCGAATTTGGGATTTACAAGGTAATCTTTTAGCACCTCCGTTCAATGCTAATCAACTGGATGTTGCGACTAATTCAGTGGCTTTTAGTTCAAATGGTGACCTTTTGGCAGCTGGAATATCTAATGGCTCGATTCAACTTTGGACGGTTCAAGGTAAAGCGATTGGTAAACCGTTTAGGACTCTGGAAGGCTTTTCGGAATTCTTAGCATCAAGACCAGACCTTTCCCAAGAAGGTTTTGCCGAAACGGATGCGATCGCATTTAGTCCAGATGGACAAAAAATTGTCAGTGGTGGATTTCACAAAACAGTAGAATTATGGGATTTGCAAGGAAATTTACTCGCGCCTCCCTTTGAACATGATGATTTCGTGACATCTGTAGCTTTTAGTCCCGATGGTAAGACGATCGTTAGCGGCAGTATTGATGGAACTATTCGACTTTGGGATTTAAAAGGTCACTTAATTGCGCCCATTTTTAGAGGACATACCAGTACTGTTTCTGCTGTTATTTTTAATCCCAATGGCAAGACAATTATCAGTGCAGGCGGTTCTGAATCAATTACTCCGGATATGCCGAGTATTATCAGCGCTGATAATACCGTTCGCGTGTGGGATGTGGAAAGTAATTTAACGCTGCGAGTTATTCGTCATCTATCAGGAGTTAATAATATAGCAATTAGTCCTGATGGCAAGATAATTGCTAGTACTAGCAGTCGCCATAACGGAACAGTAAATACCGTTCAATTATGGGATTTGGAAGGTAATGCGATCGCACCACCTTTTGAGGGTCATCAAAGTTTAATTACTTCTGTTGCTTTTAGCCCAAAAGGTAAAACAGTTCTCAGTACCGACGCCGATGGAAACATCCTATTGTGGGATTTTCAAGGTAACTTAGTCGCTCCGACCATGAAGCATGACAGCTTTGTTTTTTCAGCTGCTTTTAGCCCTAATGGTGAAATGATTGTTAGTACGAGTAGCGACAAAACTCTGCGCTTGTGGGATTTGCAAGGAAATCCGATCGGTTTGCCTTTTAAAGGACACGAAGCTGAAGTTAATACCGCTGCTTTTAGTCCTGATGGTCAGATGATTGTTAGTGGGAGTGGCAGCTTAAGTTCTTATGATAATACAGTACGCCTATGGGATTTAAAAGGTAATCAAATTGCGCCACCATTCAAAGGTCATGGCGGCCCTATTACATCAGTTGACTTTAGTTCTGATGGCAAGATGATTTTAAGCGGTAGTCACGATAAAACGGCGCGACTATGGAACTTAAAAGGCGGTTTGATTGTTCCACCAATTTTACATGAAAGTACTGTAGCATCGGTTGCTTTTAGTAAAGATAATCAAACGTTTGTAACGGGTAGCGGAGGTATTTTTGCGGGAGCTAATACGGTAGTGCAATTATGGGATTTACAGGGTAATGCGATCGGTCAGCCTCTCAAACATCAAGGCTCTGTTCAATCTGTAGCTTTTAGCCCCAATGGGAATATTATTATTAGTGGAAGTGATGATAAAACAGTGCGATTGTGGGCTGCCAACTGGCAAGAATGGTTAAAAATAGCTTGCGATCGCTTGCAGGATCATCCTGTTTTGAAACATCCGGAAAGTGAAGCCGCTCAACAAGCGAAAGTAACTTGTCAAAAATACGCTGGAAGTGGTAGTTCAAACCAGTAA
- a CDS encoding caspase family protein codes for MTEPINQSANLYALLIGIDCYLPNRLPDGSSYRNLGGCVRDINHVENFLKLKLKMPPEHIFKLTASKSDTAEPAEPPEKWPTYENMVAMFQQITEIAQPNDRVYIHYSGHGGRTQTNYPQLKGENGIDEALVPTDIGNSTARYLRDIEIAKLLERMVNKNLVVTVVLDSCHSGEATRGNDVDIRGLNTVDKTARPTESLVASDRELIETWQDLTESDTRNLELGSGWLPQPKGYVLLAACRANELAYEYAFNGKERNGALTYWLLDTLNSLTPGLTYKVLHDRLLAKINSQFQRQTPLLQGEGDRLVFGADRISLDYAVNVIKIDENKRILLNAGQVQGLSKGSQFAIYPPGTTDFTEIDRRLALAEISELGATQSWLEVKEVFRTEPIEQASQALLINPRSVKLVKKIRLLEKADSDPLQSTALKAVADAIAIAKGWIELISGNETADYQVAINQNGEYEICDPSGIPIINLRPALKVGEPNAATGIAKRLLHLAKYRATQQLDNYYHRSNVPGSKLAFTLEVIGKQTNYDPAEEPQPQPFDTPGNITAIKVGEWLFVRLRNDSSQTLNVTVINLQSDWGISQISPSGSAYFVTFNPGQEEILPLKAILPNGYEKCDDIVKVFATVGATDFHWLELPALDRPIISASGKSPENPLEELLAVIAEEQPPTKNLEPARYAASEWITDQLVLRITKD; via the coding sequence ATGACAGAACCAATCAATCAATCCGCCAATTTATATGCCTTACTCATTGGCATAGATTGCTATTTACCAAATCGACTTCCCGATGGCAGTTCTTATCGGAATCTAGGCGGATGCGTGCGCGATATTAACCACGTAGAAAATTTTCTTAAATTGAAATTGAAAATGCCGCCAGAGCATATTTTTAAACTAACTGCCTCCAAATCTGATACAGCAGAACCCGCCGAACCGCCTGAAAAATGGCCTACTTATGAAAACATGGTAGCCATGTTTCAGCAAATAACTGAAATTGCTCAACCAAACGATCGCGTTTATATTCATTACTCCGGTCATGGCGGTCGCACTCAAACTAATTACCCGCAATTGAAAGGAGAAAATGGCATTGATGAAGCACTAGTTCCTACCGATATTGGCAACTCAACCGCACGGTACTTGCGAGATATTGAAATTGCCAAACTTCTAGAAAGAATGGTAAATAAAAATTTAGTAGTTACAGTCGTACTAGATAGCTGTCATTCTGGGGAAGCCACCAGAGGTAATGATGTTGATATTCGAGGATTAAATACAGTTGATAAAACTGCTCGACCGACAGAAAGTTTAGTAGCATCCGATCGTGAATTAATCGAAACTTGGCAAGATTTAACCGAGTCGGATACGCGCAACTTGGAATTAGGTAGCGGATGGTTACCACAACCGAAAGGCTACGTTTTATTAGCAGCTTGTCGTGCTAATGAGCTTGCTTACGAGTATGCTTTCAACGGGAAAGAACGCAACGGTGCGCTCACTTATTGGCTGCTAGATACCCTCAATTCGCTGACGCCCGGACTGACTTATAAGGTACTGCACGATCGCCTACTTGCCAAAATTAACAGTCAGTTTCAGCGCCAAACGCCGCTACTGCAAGGGGAAGGCGATCGCTTGGTGTTTGGGGCCGATCGTATATCCTTAGACTATGCCGTAAATGTGATAAAAATTGATGAAAATAAGCGAATTTTACTCAATGCCGGTCAAGTACAAGGACTGAGTAAAGGTTCCCAATTTGCCATTTATCCACCCGGTACTACAGATTTTACCGAGATCGATCGACGATTAGCTTTAGCTGAAATTAGCGAACTAGGCGCGACGCAATCTTGGCTGGAAGTGAAAGAAGTTTTTCGCACCGAACCGATCGAACAAGCTTCTCAAGCATTACTAATTAATCCTCGTTCTGTCAAATTAGTAAAGAAAATTCGTTTGTTAGAAAAAGCAGATTCCGATCCATTGCAAAGTACCGCTTTAAAAGCAGTAGCAGATGCGATTGCGATCGCCAAGGGTTGGATAGAATTAATATCTGGAAATGAAACGGCTGATTATCAAGTAGCAATTAATCAAAATGGAGAATACGAAATTTGCGATCCGAGCGGTATTCCCATTATTAATTTACGACCTGCTTTAAAAGTAGGCGAACCTAATGCGGCTACTGGTATTGCCAAACGGTTATTACATTTAGCTAAATATCGAGCAACGCAGCAGCTAGATAACTACTATCATCGGTCAAACGTACCGGGTAGCAAACTAGCATTTACTTTAGAGGTAATTGGCAAACAAACTAACTACGATCCTGCCGAAGAACCACAACCACAGCCATTTGATACCCCTGGAAATATCACCGCAATTAAAGTAGGTGAATGGTTGTTTGTGCGACTTCGCAACGATTCTTCTCAAACGCTCAACGTGACGGTAATAAATCTACAATCAGATTGGGGAATCTCACAAATTTCTCCCTCTGGAAGCGCCTATTTCGTCACATTCAATCCCGGTCAAGAAGAGATACTACCATTAAAAGCAATTCTGCCAAACGGATATGAAAAATGCGACGATATCGTAAAAGTGTTTGCGACGGTTGGTGCAACTGATTTTCATTGGTTAGAATTACCAGCACTCGATCGACCGATTATTTCAGCATCGGGAAAAAGTCCGGAAAATCCCCTTGAAGAACTTTTAGCAGTTATCGCTGAAGAACAACCACCAACTAAAAATTTAGAGCCTGCTAGATATGCAGCGAGTGAATGGATTACAGATCAATTGGTTTTGAGGATAACAAAAGATTAG